Proteins encoded within one genomic window of Chlorobaculum sp. MV4-Y:
- a CDS encoding potassium channel family protein, with product MSKDAQQISALRRFSVSIISVVLLVISGTVGYMYLENMSLLDALYMTVITVATVGFSEVRPLDDVGKIFTMVLIVGGTGIFFFTLTNVAVFFVSGEWKEHWEQQRNERMLRKLNDHFIICGYGRLGGSVAEELRTKTIPFVVIDNMIDNVLRARDEGFLAIKGNAADEEVLADAGLHRAKGLIAAAGNDAENVFIVLTARNLKPNLYIVARADCDESESKLRRAGAEKVVMLYRSAGKRMANLLTEPELEEYLDELSNVNNLNLQIAQYLVGDNSPLVGKSFQEVDLYNNHRINVVGYKLPGGELHTTPRPAEIIQKNGTIIVIGQGGDLEMLSKMAQGETR from the coding sequence TTGAGCAAGGACGCACAACAGATTTCCGCCCTCCGCCGGTTCTCGGTCTCGATCATCAGCGTGGTGCTCCTGGTCATTTCGGGCACGGTTGGCTACATGTACCTCGAAAACATGAGCCTCCTGGATGCGCTTTACATGACGGTCATCACGGTGGCAACAGTCGGTTTCAGCGAAGTCCGTCCGCTGGACGATGTGGGCAAGATTTTCACAATGGTGCTGATCGTCGGCGGCACGGGTATCTTTTTCTTCACCCTGACCAATGTGGCCGTCTTCTTCGTTTCGGGCGAGTGGAAGGAACATTGGGAACAACAACGCAATGAACGCATGCTTCGGAAACTGAACGACCATTTCATCATCTGCGGTTACGGCCGCCTGGGGGGAAGCGTCGCCGAAGAGCTCCGGACGAAGACGATTCCCTTCGTGGTCATCGACAACATGATCGACAACGTGCTCCGCGCCCGCGACGAAGGGTTCCTGGCCATCAAGGGCAACGCCGCGGATGAAGAGGTGCTGGCCGATGCCGGGCTGCACCGCGCCAAAGGCTTGATCGCCGCCGCAGGCAACGATGCTGAAAACGTTTTCATCGTGCTGACCGCGCGGAACCTCAAGCCAAACCTGTACATCGTTGCAAGAGCTGACTGCGACGAGTCGGAAAGCAAGCTTCGCAGGGCGGGCGCTGAAAAGGTGGTGATGCTCTATCGCTCGGCAGGCAAGCGCATGGCCAATCTCCTGACCGAACCCGAACTCGAAGAGTACCTTGACGAGCTGAGCAACGTCAACAACCTCAATCTCCAGATCGCCCAGTACCTGGTTGGCGACAATTCGCCGCTCGTCGGCAAATCGTTTCAGGAGGTCGATCTGTACAACAACCACCGCATCAACGTGGTCGGTTACAAGCTGCCGGGCGGCGAATTGCACACCACGCCGCGCCCTGCAGAGATTATCCAGAAAAATGGCACGATCATCGTTATCGGCCAGGGCGGCGATCTTGAAATGCTCAGCAAAATGGCACAGGGAGAAACACGGTAA
- the prfA gene encoding peptide chain release factor 1 yields MFDKLQFIKDKFQTIEQQLSDPEVVADQNRFRKLNKEYSSLKEIVRAYDDWSRAKKQLDEALSMQKSEQDPEMRALVEQEACELHERLPELEQQLKILLLPKDEADSRNAIIEIRAGTGGDEAGLFAADLMRMYQRYAERQGWSCQTLEVSEGSVPGSLKEVSLEVSGHDVYGILKFESGVHRVQRVPETETQGRIHTSAASVAVLPEAEAVDVEIRKEDLLMDTFRSGGKGGQNVNKVETAVRITHVPSGIVVACQEERSQLQNRERAMKMLRSKLYDIQIAEQQKSRADLRRSMVTTGDRSAKIRTYNFPQSRVTDHRIGFTSHALPQIMQGELDPLIEALRMHDQSERLQAETA; encoded by the coding sequence ATGTTTGACAAGCTTCAGTTCATCAAGGACAAATTCCAGACCATCGAGCAGCAGCTCTCCGATCCGGAGGTGGTAGCCGACCAGAATCGCTTCAGGAAGCTGAACAAGGAGTACAGCAGCCTGAAGGAGATCGTGCGCGCTTACGACGACTGGAGCCGAGCCAAAAAGCAGCTCGATGAGGCGCTTTCGATGCAGAAAAGCGAGCAGGATCCAGAAATGCGCGCCCTCGTCGAACAGGAGGCCTGCGAGCTCCATGAGCGCCTTCCGGAGCTTGAACAGCAGCTCAAAATCCTGCTCCTGCCGAAGGACGAAGCTGACAGCCGCAACGCCATCATCGAAATCCGCGCGGGAACCGGTGGCGACGAGGCAGGGTTGTTCGCCGCCGACCTGATGCGCATGTACCAGCGTTATGCCGAACGGCAGGGGTGGAGCTGCCAGACGCTCGAAGTGAGCGAAGGCTCCGTGCCTGGCAGCCTCAAGGAGGTTTCGCTTGAAGTGAGCGGCCACGACGTCTACGGCATCCTCAAGTTCGAGAGCGGCGTGCACCGCGTGCAGCGCGTGCCGGAAACCGAAACCCAGGGGCGCATCCACACCTCGGCGGCGAGTGTCGCAGTCCTGCCCGAAGCCGAAGCGGTGGATGTAGAGATCCGCAAGGAGGACTTGCTGATGGACACTTTCCGCAGTGGCGGCAAAGGCGGCCAGAACGTCAACAAGGTCGAAACCGCCGTGCGCATCACGCACGTCCCGAGCGGCATCGTCGTGGCCTGCCAGGAGGAGCGCTCGCAGCTCCAAAACCGCGAGCGGGCGATGAAGATGCTGCGCTCGAAGCTCTACGACATCCAGATCGCCGAACAGCAAAAGAGCCGAGCCGACCTTCGCCGCTCGATGGTAACAACCGGCGACCGGAGCGCCAAGATCAGAACCTACAACTTTCCTCAGTCGCGCGTGACCGACCACCGCATCGGCTTCACCAGCCACGCCCTGCCCCAAATCATGCAGGGCGAGCTCGACCCGCTCATTGAAGCGCTGCGAATGCACGACCAGTCCGAGCGGCTTCAGGCCGAAACCGCCTGA
- a CDS encoding sulfide:quinone reductase, whose translation MAKVVVLGAGVSGHTCASFLKKKLGKQHEVVVVSPNSYYQWIPSNIWVGVGHMTIDDVRFKLKKVYDRWGIDYKQAKAVSIHPEGDANISKGYVTIEYTDEEYAGYTETVDYDYLVNATGPKLNFEATEGLGPDKNSLSVCTYSHAAHAWEELQKSIEKMKNGQKQRFLIGTGHAMATCQGAAFEYILNVAHEISCRGLSHMAELTWISNEYEVGDFGMGGAFIKRGGYITPTKVFTESLLAEYGIKWIRRAGVYKVEPGVAHYETLDGEMLSQEFDFAMLIPSFSGVGLTAFDKSGNDITDKMFLPNKFMKVDADYTAKPFGDWGANDWPTIYQTPMYSNIYAAGIAFAPPHPISKPMTSVNGRQIFPTPPRTGMPSGVIGKIIALNISEQIKGNHKEHHHKASMARMGAACIVSGGFGSFDGLGASMTVFPIVPDWEKYPEWGRDMTYSVGEAGLAGHWLKFILHYLFFHKAKGYPFWWLIPE comes from the coding sequence ATGGCAAAGGTCGTCGTTTTAGGAGCTGGCGTTTCGGGGCATACCTGCGCATCCTTTCTCAAGAAAAAACTTGGAAAGCAGCATGAGGTGGTGGTTGTCTCGCCCAACAGTTACTATCAGTGGATTCCGTCGAATATATGGGTTGGCGTGGGCCATATGACCATCGACGATGTTCGCTTCAAGCTGAAAAAGGTCTATGACCGCTGGGGCATCGATTACAAGCAGGCGAAAGCCGTTTCGATTCATCCCGAGGGCGACGCGAACATCAGCAAGGGATACGTCACCATCGAGTACACCGATGAGGAGTACGCCGGTTACACCGAGACGGTCGATTACGACTACCTCGTCAACGCCACTGGTCCGAAGCTGAACTTCGAGGCTACCGAGGGGCTCGGTCCTGACAAAAACTCCCTGTCGGTCTGTACCTACAGCCACGCGGCTCATGCGTGGGAGGAGTTGCAGAAAAGCATCGAAAAGATGAAGAACGGCCAGAAGCAGCGCTTCCTCATCGGCACCGGTCACGCGATGGCCACCTGTCAGGGCGCAGCTTTCGAGTACATCCTGAACGTCGCTCACGAAATCTCCTGTCGCGGTCTGAGCCACATGGCGGAGCTGACCTGGATTTCAAACGAGTACGAGGTGGGCGATTTCGGCATGGGCGGCGCGTTCATCAAGCGCGGCGGTTACATCACGCCGACCAAGGTCTTTACCGAATCGCTGCTCGCCGAGTACGGTATCAAGTGGATCCGCCGCGCGGGCGTTTACAAGGTGGAGCCGGGCGTGGCCCATTACGAAACGCTCGACGGCGAAATGCTTTCGCAGGAGTTCGATTTTGCAATGCTGATTCCGTCGTTCTCCGGCGTTGGTCTGACCGCCTTCGACAAGAGCGGCAACGACATCACCGACAAGATGTTCCTGCCGAACAAGTTCATGAAGGTCGATGCGGACTACACCGCCAAGCCGTTCGGCGATTGGGGAGCTAACGACTGGCCGACTATCTACCAGACCCCGATGTACAGCAATATCTACGCCGCGGGCATCGCCTTTGCGCCGCCGCATCCGATCTCCAAGCCGATGACCAGCGTCAATGGTCGGCAGATTTTCCCGACGCCGCCGCGTACCGGAATGCCGTCCGGCGTTATCGGCAAGATCATCGCGCTCAACATCTCCGAGCAGATCAAGGGCAACCATAAAGAGCATCATCATAAAGCCTCGATGGCCCGCATGGGCGCGGCCTGCATCGTGTCGGGCGGCTTCGGTTCCTTCGACGGACTCGGCGCTTCGATGACGGTTTTCCCAATCGTGCCCGACTGGGAGAAGTACCCGGAGTGGGGTCGCGACATGACCTACTCGGTCGGTGAAGCCGGTCTGGCCGGTCACTGGCTGAAGTTCATTCTGCACTACCTCTTTTTCCACAAGGCGAAGGGCTACCCGTTCTGGTGGCTCATTCCGGAATAA
- a CDS encoding Na+/H+ antiporter subunit C, translating to MTLLLALITGLFYAAGIYLILRRSLVKVIFGIMFLGHAANMLIFSTGRLTKGSPAFVPEGAQALAEPFADPLPQALILTAIVIGFGLQAVAIVLFRRSFEELGTDDVDAMRTTDRIDGGES from the coding sequence ATGACGCTTCTGCTCGCGCTGATCACCGGCCTGTTTTACGCCGCCGGGATCTATCTGATTTTACGCCGCAGTCTGGTGAAGGTGATCTTCGGCATCATGTTCCTCGGCCATGCGGCCAACATGCTGATCTTCAGTACCGGGCGGCTGACCAAAGGATCGCCCGCCTTCGTGCCCGAGGGTGCGCAGGCGCTCGCCGAGCCGTTCGCCGACCCGCTGCCGCAAGCGCTGATTCTGACGGCCATCGTCATTGGCTTCGGCTTGCAGGCCGTCGCCATCGTGCTCTTCAGGCGGAGCTTCGAGGAGCTTGGCACGGACGACGTTGACGCCATGCGCACGACTGACCGCATCGATGGAGGTGAGTCGTGA
- a CDS encoding Na+/H+ antiporter subunit E codes for MSQFLFNILLAFACMLLTGESSAPSFISGMVVGYLILWMSRSAFGKDVYFSKIPRLTGFLLYFLKELILANLRVAFDILTPKNYLEPGIVEVPLDVKSDLEITLFANLVTLTPGTLSLDVSADRKILYVHVMYLQDEEHFMCELKEGLEKRLIEVMR; via the coding sequence GTGAGTCAGTTTCTCTTTAACATCCTGCTCGCCTTTGCCTGTATGCTGCTTACCGGCGAGAGCAGCGCGCCGAGCTTCATCTCTGGCATGGTGGTCGGCTACCTGATTCTCTGGATGTCGCGCTCGGCATTTGGCAAGGATGTCTATTTTTCGAAAATACCGAGGCTTACCGGGTTTTTGCTCTACTTCTTGAAGGAGCTGATTCTGGCCAATCTGCGGGTGGCGTTCGATATTCTGACGCCGAAAAACTACCTCGAACCGGGCATCGTCGAGGTGCCGCTCGACGTGAAGAGCGATCTTGAAATCACGCTTTTCGCCAACCTGGTCACCCTGACGCCCGGCACCCTGAGCCTCGACGTTTCGGCCGATCGGAAAATTCTCTATGTCCACGTAATGTACCTGCAAGACGAAGAGCACTTCATGTGCGAGCTGAAAGAGGGTCTCGAAAAACGACTGATCGAGGTGATGCGATGA
- a CDS encoding 1-deoxy-D-xylulose-5-phosphate reductoisomerase, translated as MKSLSILGSTGSIGLSTLDVVRRHSERFSIAALAEGHDVEMLRQQIDEFKPSLVSVRDEASRERLKKMLGDHKPEILCGLDGAAEVAAVDGADMVVSAIVGAAGLVPTVRAIEAGKDIALANKETLVVAGQLVSDLVKKHDVKLLPVDSEHSAIFQSLVGHHTEDIERIILTASGGPFRKTPAEELKNVGPEQALKHPQWSMGAKITIDSATLMNKGLEVIEAHWLFDMPAEKIGVVVHPQSIIHSMVEYIDGCVIAQLGVPDMRAPIAYALAWPERCETGIGKLDLTKVATLTFEEPDMERFPALRLAFNALKAGQTYPAVLNAANEIAVAAFLDKKIGFTDIAGTVDKTMQAHEAWTPVALEEYLQADRWARETARQLIG; from the coding sequence ATGAAATCCTTATCCATTCTCGGCAGTACCGGCTCCATTGGACTCAGCACGCTCGACGTCGTCAGGCGTCATTCCGAAAGGTTTTCGATTGCGGCCCTTGCCGAGGGCCACGACGTCGAAATGCTGCGCCAGCAGATCGATGAATTCAAGCCGTCACTGGTCTCGGTGCGTGACGAGGCGTCGCGGGAGCGCCTCAAGAAGATGCTCGGCGATCACAAGCCCGAAATTCTCTGCGGCCTCGACGGTGCGGCCGAAGTTGCAGCCGTCGATGGAGCAGACATGGTGGTTTCGGCTATCGTGGGCGCGGCAGGACTGGTGCCGACCGTCAGGGCCATTGAAGCCGGAAAGGACATCGCTCTGGCCAACAAGGAAACGCTCGTCGTGGCCGGTCAGCTCGTCTCCGACCTCGTCAAAAAGCACGATGTCAAGCTGCTGCCCGTGGACAGCGAGCACTCGGCGATATTCCAGTCGCTGGTCGGCCACCACACCGAAGATATTGAGCGCATCATCCTGACCGCATCGGGCGGCCCGTTCCGCAAGACGCCCGCAGAAGAGTTGAAAAACGTCGGCCCGGAACAGGCGCTCAAGCACCCGCAGTGGTCAATGGGCGCCAAAATCACCATCGACTCGGCAACCCTGATGAACAAGGGACTCGAAGTGATCGAGGCGCACTGGCTCTTCGACATGCCCGCCGAAAAAATCGGCGTCGTGGTGCACCCGCAGAGCATCATTCACTCAATGGTTGAGTACATCGACGGCTGCGTCATCGCCCAGCTCGGCGTGCCCGACATGCGCGCCCCCATCGCCTACGCGCTGGCCTGGCCGGAGCGCTGCGAAACCGGCATCGGCAAGCTCGATCTCACCAAGGTCGCCACACTCACTTTCGAGGAGCCTGATATGGAGCGCTTCCCGGCGCTACGCCTGGCCTTCAACGCCCTCAAGGCCGGTCAGACCTATCCGGCGGTACTGAACGCGGCCAACGAGATCGCCGTCGCGGCGTTCCTCGACAAGAAAATCGGCTTTACCGACATCGCCGGAACAGTCGATAAAACCATGCAGGCTCACGAAGCATGGACGCCGGTCGCGCTGGAGGAGTACCTTCAGGCCGACCGCTGGGCGCGCGAAACGGCTCGGCAGCTTATCGGATAA
- the rseP gene encoding RIP metalloprotease RseP, with translation MELLSTIFYFIIAIFILVTAHEFGHFITARMFGMRVDRFFIGFDFWGIKLWQKKIGETEYGIGAFPIGGYVKIAGMIDESMDTEHVTEEVKPWEFRAKPVWQRLIVLAGGVAMNMVLAAVIFIGITGIFGESHTLITTPAFIEPNSVFSSMGMQSGDHLVAINGQKLQYWEEALDPERLTSGKLQYTIERNGKELTLTAPKDIISWINGNQSIGIRPTVPPVIDQVLTGGPAAKAGIMPGGLITAINDSPVTDWSEVVNIISKNAGKKLVVTWMHLKSEPTEPLTSKLIRKNGQTFTTEVVPNTSGKIGISLKQTIETERIKLSVPQAISSGLNQTWKTTVLTVQGFGKIFSGQEDFRKSVGGPIKIARIANQSAEQGPISFMYFVAVLSISLAIINILPIPALDGGQFVLNAIEGVMGREIPFEVKMRIQQVGMTLLLMFFAYFMINDLLNP, from the coding sequence ATGGAACTACTGAGCACGATTTTCTACTTTATCATTGCCATCTTCATTCTCGTCACGGCCCACGAATTCGGGCACTTCATCACGGCGAGAATGTTCGGCATGCGGGTCGACCGGTTTTTCATCGGCTTCGATTTCTGGGGCATCAAGCTGTGGCAGAAAAAGATCGGTGAAACCGAATACGGTATCGGCGCCTTCCCGATTGGCGGCTACGTCAAGATCGCCGGCATGATCGACGAAAGCATGGACACCGAGCACGTAACTGAAGAGGTCAAGCCCTGGGAGTTCAGGGCCAAACCGGTCTGGCAGCGCCTTATCGTGCTGGCGGGCGGCGTGGCGATGAACATGGTGCTGGCCGCAGTGATCTTCATCGGTATCACCGGCATTTTCGGAGAATCACATACTCTCATAACCACGCCAGCCTTTATCGAACCGAACTCTGTATTCTCGTCGATGGGCATGCAAAGCGGCGACCATCTGGTAGCGATCAACGGCCAGAAACTGCAATACTGGGAAGAGGCCCTCGATCCCGAGCGTCTGACTTCGGGAAAACTGCAATACACCATTGAGCGGAACGGAAAGGAGTTGACGCTCACGGCGCCGAAAGACATCATCTCCTGGATCAACGGAAACCAGTCGATCGGCATCAGGCCAACCGTGCCTCCAGTCATCGACCAGGTGCTGACCGGCGGTCCGGCGGCCAAAGCAGGCATCATGCCGGGCGGTCTCATCACGGCCATCAACGACTCGCCGGTGACCGACTGGAGCGAGGTGGTCAATATCATCTCCAAAAATGCGGGCAAAAAGCTTGTCGTCACCTGGATGCACCTGAAAAGCGAGCCGACAGAGCCGCTGACCTCGAAGCTCATCCGCAAAAACGGCCAGACATTCACCACCGAGGTGGTACCGAATACCTCCGGAAAAATCGGCATCTCGCTCAAGCAGACCATCGAAACCGAACGCATCAAGCTTTCAGTTCCGCAGGCCATCTCGAGCGGCCTGAACCAGACCTGGAAAACCACCGTGCTGACCGTCCAGGGATTCGGTAAAATTTTCAGTGGCCAGGAGGACTTCCGCAAGTCGGTCGGCGGCCCGATCAAGATCGCCCGCATCGCCAACCAGAGCGCCGAGCAGGGCCCAATCAGCTTCATGTACTTCGTGGCCGTGCTCTCAATCTCGCTGGCCATCATCAATATTCTGCCCATCCCGGCGCTCGACGGCGGGCAGTTCGTGCTCAACGCCATCGAAGGCGTCATGGGCAGGGAGATTCCGTTCGAGGTCAAGATGCGAATCCAGCAGGTCGGCATGACTCTTCTGCTGATGTTCTTCGCTTATTTCATGATAAACGACCTCCTGAACCCCTGA
- a CDS encoding nitroreductase family protein encodes MPPEILERVLETGRLAPSAKNLQPWKFLLVSLPEMLAKIRPCYERDWFRRRHSGWSRSRL; translated from the coding sequence GTGCCACCCGAGATTCTCGAACGGGTGCTTGAGACTGGACGGCTCGCCCCGTCGGCCAAGAACCTTCAGCCATGGAAGTTCCTGCTGGTCAGCTTGCCTGAGATGCTTGCAAAAATTCGTCCCTGCTACGAGCGAGACTGGTTCCGCCGTCGGCATAGCGGCTGGAGCCGTAGCCGATTGTGA
- a CDS encoding cation:proton antiporter, which yields MSFIELSATIALSIIGLSILLIFLRLLIGPEIEDRLVALDLLSANTIAFIAVYSILNANTAFLDVGIILALLAFLGTVAFAWYLKRRRGHDRNFQWRIHPRRHDFHPALRARHHPDA from the coding sequence ATGAGCTTTATTGAACTCTCGGCCACGATCGCCCTGTCGATCATCGGCCTCTCCATTCTGCTGATTTTCCTGCGGCTGCTGATCGGCCCGGAGATCGAGGATCGCCTCGTCGCGCTCGACCTGCTCTCGGCCAACACCATTGCCTTCATCGCGGTCTATTCGATCCTGAATGCGAACACGGCCTTTCTCGACGTCGGCATCATTCTGGCGCTTCTCGCCTTTCTCGGTACGGTGGCGTTCGCCTGGTATCTCAAACGAAGGAGGGGCCATGACCGAAATTTTCAGTGGCGTATTCATCCTCGCAGGCACGATTTTCATCCTGCTCTCCGCGCTCGGCATCATCCGGATGCCTGA
- the mnhG gene encoding monovalent cation/H(+) antiporter subunit G: protein MTEIFSGVFILAGTIFILLSALGIIRMPDLYTRMSATTKASTLGIGLVLTGTVLFWQDAAITFRAAAIIIFLFLTAPVAAHIIGREAWSRGVKLWCRDESAKSCRKVRGREKTD, encoded by the coding sequence ATGACCGAAATTTTCAGTGGCGTATTCATCCTCGCAGGCACGATTTTCATCCTGCTCTCCGCGCTCGGCATCATCCGGATGCCTGACCTCTACACCCGCATGTCCGCCACCACCAAGGCCTCCACCCTCGGCATCGGTCTGGTGCTCACCGGCACGGTACTCTTCTGGCAGGACGCCGCCATCACCTTCCGCGCCGCCGCCATCATCATCTTCCTCTTTCTGACAGCTCCCGTCGCCGCGCATATCATTGGCCGAGAGGCGTGGTCGAGGGGCGTGAAGTTGTGGTGCCGGGACGAATCCGCAAAGTCCTGCCGGAAAGTACGGGGACGGGAGAAGACGGATTGA
- a CDS encoding proton-conducting transporter membrane subunit, producing the protein MNLLVAIPILLPLVTALVMLLFRERPGVQRGLALGASVAQAAVAVALLARVHAGGILTLQVGGWAAPFGITLVADLLPAAIFLSSVGILYGVAGTLNMADLSARLPMIEQRNLLSVVAVLLLVTFGVKVAIFPLFFWLSASYHTPPVAVSAIFAGLLTKVGVYAIMRVFTTVFTGPESEAIFRILLWIAPLTMVVGVLGAAAQYDLRKLLSFHIVSQIGYMLFAIAVQSPLAIAGGPFYIVHNIVAKTSLFYISGIVRHKTGAFQLKKIGGLYSTEPLLAALFLVSALALAGIPPLSGFWAKLMVIRAGLESGHYFVTSAALVVSLLTLFSMIKIWNEAFWKDDPGVVTPTDEARGGGLTVMLYLPVVMLCGVIVFFGLSFEPVYDLFARAARQLLDVEGYRNAVLRGGGL; encoded by the coding sequence GTGAACCTTCTCGTCGCCATTCCCATCCTTCTGCCGCTCGTGACGGCGCTCGTCATGCTGCTGTTCCGGGAGCGTCCCGGCGTGCAGCGCGGTCTGGCGCTTGGCGCGTCGGTCGCGCAGGCGGCGGTGGCCGTCGCGCTGCTCGCGCGGGTGCACGCGGGTGGCATTCTCACGCTTCAGGTTGGCGGGTGGGCGGCTCCGTTCGGCATCACGCTCGTGGCCGATCTGCTCCCGGCGGCGATCTTCCTCTCGTCGGTCGGCATTCTCTACGGAGTGGCTGGCACGCTGAACATGGCCGACCTCTCGGCTCGGCTTCCGATGATTGAGCAGCGTAATCTGCTCTCCGTGGTGGCGGTGCTCTTGCTCGTCACCTTCGGCGTGAAGGTGGCGATCTTTCCGCTCTTCTTCTGGCTTTCCGCCTCGTACCACACGCCGCCGGTCGCCGTGTCAGCCATCTTCGCCGGGCTGCTCACCAAGGTCGGCGTTTATGCGATCATGCGCGTCTTCACCACGGTCTTCACCGGCCCCGAGTCGGAGGCGATTTTCCGCATCCTGCTCTGGATCGCGCCACTGACGATGGTGGTGGGCGTGCTCGGCGCGGCGGCGCAGTACGACTTGCGCAAGCTGCTCTCGTTCCACATCGTCAGCCAGATCGGCTACATGCTCTTCGCCATTGCGGTCCAGTCGCCGCTGGCCATCGCGGGCGGGCCGTTCTACATCGTGCACAACATCGTCGCCAAGACGAGCCTGTTTTACATCAGCGGCATCGTCCGCCACAAGACCGGAGCGTTTCAGCTCAAGAAGATCGGCGGGCTGTACAGCACGGAGCCGTTGCTCGCCGCGCTCTTCCTCGTCTCAGCGCTTGCGCTCGCGGGCATTCCGCCGTTGTCGGGCTTCTGGGCCAAGCTCATGGTGATCCGCGCAGGCCTCGAAAGCGGGCACTACTTCGTGACCAGCGCGGCGCTTGTGGTGAGTTTGCTGACGCTCTTTTCGATGATAAAAATCTGGAACGAAGCGTTCTGGAAGGATGACCCCGGTGTCGTCACGCCGACTGATGAAGCGCGGGGAGGCGGGCTCACGGTGATGCTCTACCTGCCGGTGGTGATGCTCTGTGGTGTTATTGTCTTTTTCGGCCTCTCCTTCGAGCCAGTCTATGACCTCTTCGCCCGCGCGGCGAGGCAGTTACTCGATGTCGAGGGCTACCGGAACGCAGTGCTGCGAGGAGGTGGGTTGTGA
- a CDS encoding ArsA family ATPase, producing MRNIVFTGKGGVGKTSIAAATAVRAAALGYKTLVISTDPAHSLGDSFDIELGPSPVKVAENLWGQEVSVYGDLSLNWEVVREHFAHLMEVQGIEGIYVEEMGVLPGMEELFSLSYIKRYNESNEYDLLVVDCAPTGETLRLLSIPETFGWMLKLMRNMEKYVVKPVIRPLSKRISRLHDFVPDTDVYDQVDHLFSSVEGIIELLSDSSKTTVRLVMNPEKMVVKESMRALTYLNLYNITVDQIVINRVYMDDVDGQYFEGWKEIQKKYIEQIESSFAPIPITKVPLFRSEVLGLDMLAKVGETVYGDRNPLDIFYHEEHVDIHKVSEGHYIMKLRLPFVFDNRMEANVVQVGDSLTVRIGNYQKGVVLPTFLAGMKVAHAGYEEKWLAIEFKKKEMIEEKAK from the coding sequence ATGAGAAACATCGTGTTTACGGGCAAGGGGGGCGTCGGAAAAACCTCCATCGCGGCGGCTACAGCCGTCAGGGCCGCGGCTCTCGGCTACAAGACGCTGGTCATCTCGACCGATCCCGCCCACAGCCTCGGCGACTCATTCGACATCGAACTCGGCCCGTCGCCGGTGAAGGTAGCCGAGAATCTCTGGGGCCAGGAGGTGAGCGTTTACGGCGACTTGTCGCTCAACTGGGAGGTGGTGCGCGAACACTTCGCCCACTTGATGGAGGTGCAGGGCATCGAGGGAATTTACGTCGAGGAGATGGGCGTCTTGCCGGGCATGGAGGAGCTTTTCTCGCTCTCCTACATCAAGCGCTACAACGAGTCCAACGAGTACGACCTGCTCGTCGTCGATTGCGCCCCGACCGGCGAAACCCTGCGCCTGCTCTCCATTCCCGAGACCTTCGGCTGGATGCTCAAGCTCATGCGCAACATGGAGAAGTACGTCGTCAAGCCGGTCATCCGCCCGCTCTCCAAACGCATCAGCCGCCTGCACGACTTCGTGCCCGACACCGACGTCTATGATCAGGTCGATCACCTCTTTTCGTCGGTCGAAGGGATCATCGAACTCTTGTCGGACTCATCCAAAACCACCGTGCGGCTGGTCATGAATCCGGAGAAAATGGTCGTCAAGGAGTCGATGCGGGCACTCACCTACCTCAATCTGTACAACATCACGGTTGACCAGATCGTCATCAACCGCGTCTACATGGACGACGTTGACGGTCAGTACTTCGAAGGCTGGAAAGAGATTCAGAAAAAGTATATCGAACAGATCGAATCCTCCTTCGCTCCGATTCCCATCACCAAAGTGCCGCTCTTCCGCTCCGAAGTGCTGGGCCTCGACATGCTTGCCAAGGTGGGCGAAACGGTCTACGGCGACCGCAACCCGCTCGACATCTTCTACCACGAAGAGCACGTGGACATTCACAAAGTCAGCGAAGGCCACTACATCATGAAGCTCCGCCTGCCTTTCGTCTTCGACAACCGCATGGAGGCCAACGTTGTGCAGGTCGGCGATTCGCTGACCGTAAGAATCGGCAACTACCAGAAGGGCGTCGTGCTGCCGACGTTCCTGGCGGGGATGAAGGTTGCTCACGCAGGATACGAGGAGAAATGGCTGGCGATAGAGTTCAAAAAGAAGGAGATGATAGAGGAGAAGGCGAAATGA
- a CDS encoding acylphosphatase, protein MTVKRIHIIISGLVQGVGFRMFVLREASARSLSGWTRNLPDGTVEVEAQGNSELVDELTRQTRIGPSRSSVTSIKVKEIEVDTSDREFRILT, encoded by the coding sequence GTGACGGTAAAGCGGATTCACATCATCATCAGCGGCCTGGTACAGGGCGTAGGTTTCCGCATGTTCGTCTTGCGTGAAGCTTCCGCCCGAAGCCTTTCCGGATGGACGCGCAACCTGCCTGACGGTACGGTCGAAGTCGAGGCTCAGGGCAACAGCGAACTGGTGGACGAACTGACCCGGCAGACACGGATCGGCCCCTCACGTTCAAGCGTCACCTCGATCAAAGTAAAAGAAATAGAGGTCGATACCTCCGACAGGGAGTTTCGCATCTTGACCTGA